The DNA window CGAAGCTGTTCTCCTCAATATTATCAAAAGCATTTATAATTTCACCCATTATTCCTCTCCTCTCTTTCATGCTCTCCAGCTTTTCTTTACCACCAATCCACCTCAAAGGAATCACGCTTTTTTCGAAATACGCCTCAGCGAAGCTGACAATCTCCACGCTTTTCAAAACGCTCTCCGGATTTTCTCTTGGAAAGGTCGAGGAAATCCTATCCTTCACCTCCTCAACTGTATCCGTTACTGAGAAGTAGTAGCTCTTAACGTTCTCATTTTGGGAGGAAAGCTTCATCGCTGTAACGGCAAATTCTCTCGCGCATCCTCCGACGTTTTCCGTGAAGACAGCTACAGTTGGCGGAATTTCGTGCTCGTCTATCACGTCAACTCCGAACCTGACTTTCATACGAGCTCTATCACCTCGTCACTCATCAGAAAGACCTGAGCGTAGGTCGATTCGTCAAGCTCTCCGCTTAGGGTGAATAAAATGACGGCTAATCCCTCAGCTCGCATTCTTCCGGTAACCTGTCTGAGAAACTTTATCATGGACTCCTTGGACTTGTACAGAGAAATAATAGAGAGGGAGTCGAAGAAGACGAATCTGTGGTTCGAATTAAGCTTTTCCAAAGCTCTCGTCAGGGCGACTTGAATATGAACCGGATCCGGAGAAGACACGTAAATGCAATCCTCCTCTTTTTCGTAAGAGTACTCCCTCGACACGCAGTCTATGAACACGAGCTTTTCAACGTTCACTCCAGAGGACGAAAGAATTCTTTTCAAACTCTTGCAAGGCTTATTTAAGGAAACGTAGACGCCTTCAGCAAAGCTCGTAAAGTATCTGAGCACGCTGCTCAAAATTGCTGCGTAGTTTTTCGTATTAACTTTAAAGAGGAAAATCTCAGCTCCGTTTGCCAAAGCGACTTCGACTTTTCTTATGACGTCCTCCAGCATGCTTTTCACCGGATCACTTTTTTACCCACGACTTCTTTCTCGGTTCTGAATCGATAACCCTCTATAAAAATGTCTCTGTTTCTGTAAACCTTTCCTTCGAGCAAATGTAATGTGAAGAATTCAACTTCAACTGGATATTTAACAAAAACCTTTGGAGACAAATCGTACTCTCCAAAGAGCTCGAATTCGTCTAAATTAAGCTCTCCTATTATTTCCTCCAGTCCCCACTCTATCCAATCCCACAGCGCACCGAACTCTTTCATTTCCCGCAAAAACATGGAAGCGGAGATGTAAGATTCCGGAGAGCCGTCTCCTTCCAGAACTTCCTCAGGCTTTTTAGCTCCTTTCGGTTTCGGGTAGCTTATGAACTCGCAATCCTCCACTTCGGGAAATTCGCCCCTCGTTGCCCAAACCACACCCTTTCCCCTCAACCCCTCCCGATAAACGTAAGCTACAAGCCTGTATCCTTCTCTAATCCGTATTCCCTTGTAAAGTTTGAGAATTTCTTCGGGATCGACTTTAGATTTCTGCCAGCCCTCTTTTCCGCTAACTCTCCAAAGATCTTCAGCTTTCATGTGCAAACTCTGGAGTTCTTCGGCGGAAAATTTAACAATCATTCGAAACAAATTTGCAAAAAAAGTATAAATTAGTTCCGCTAATAAAACTGCAAGCTCTCGTTGATTTCTCCAACAAGGTTCTTTTTAACGAGTTCTTTAGCCTCCTCCAAGCTGTAATTTCCGAGGAGCCACATCACCTTAACGAGAGCAACTTCCGGAAGCATGTCTTCCCCTTCGATAACTCCAGCCTGAAGAAGGTATCTTCCAGTATCGTAGACTCTATCGCAAACTCTTCCCCACAGGCACTGGGAGGTCATAACAACGAGGCTGTCTTCGGCAATTCTCTTTATCGTTTCCACCCAATCTGTAGAGACGTGTCCGAGTCCAGTTCCCTCAATAACGAAACCTCTGTATCCTTTGTCG is part of the Ferroglobus placidus DSM 10642 genome and encodes:
- a CDS encoding DUF7090 family protein, with product MLEDVIRKVEVALANGAEIFLFKVNTKNYAAILSSVLRYFTSFAEGVYVSLNKPCKSLKRILSSSGVNVEKLVFIDCVSREYSYEKEEDCIYVSSPDPVHIQVALTRALEKLNSNHRFVFFDSLSIISLYKSKESMIKFLRQVTGRMRAEGLAVILFTLSGELDESTYAQVFLMSDEVIELV